The following coding sequences lie in one Heyndrickxia oleronia genomic window:
- a CDS encoding fumarylacetoacetate hydrolase family protein codes for MKKIKYKLLGRQQLQEFNMEDHDPLQKNNTPPFDVPVTGMVYGALLNYKGEVEAISDALHQEPYKAPPKAPILYIKPENTKIAHKMPIPLPANVTELQVGAALGIVIGRTASKVSIEEAFDYIDGYTIVNDISIPHESIYRPAISQKARDGFCPVGPYIVEKHSSIQPDRLKIQVFINNELCQENSTANLIRPVAQLLSEMTSFMTLDPGDVVLVGVPENPPLVKAGDHIRIEIEQIGVLENQVVREEELRLGVSP; via the coding sequence TTGAAAAAAATAAAATATAAGCTTCTAGGTAGGCAGCAGCTCCAGGAATTCAATATGGAGGATCATGATCCATTGCAAAAGAACAATACTCCACCATTTGATGTTCCAGTAACTGGAATGGTTTATGGAGCACTGCTTAATTATAAGGGAGAAGTTGAAGCGATTAGTGATGCATTGCATCAGGAGCCATATAAGGCTCCACCGAAGGCACCGATTTTATATATTAAACCTGAAAACACAAAGATTGCTCATAAAATGCCCATTCCCCTTCCTGCAAATGTTACGGAATTACAAGTAGGTGCGGCACTCGGAATTGTGATTGGTAGAACGGCATCAAAAGTGAGCATTGAAGAAGCCTTTGATTATATTGATGGTTACACCATTGTAAATGATATTAGTATTCCACATGAGAGTATCTATCGTCCGGCAATTAGTCAAAAGGCAAGAGATGGATTTTGTCCGGTTGGCCCTTATATTGTTGAAAAGCATTCATCGATTCAACCAGATCGTCTTAAGATTCAAGTGTTTATTAATAATGAACTTTGCCAGGAAAATTCAACCGCTAATTTGATTCGTCCTGTTGCACAGTTACTGTCAGAAATGACGAGTTTTATGACACTTGACCCAGGTGATGTTGTATTAGTAGGTGTTCCGGAAAATCCGCCATTGGTGAAGGCTGGTGACCACATCAGAATTGAAATTGAGCAAATTGGTGTATTGGAAAATCAAGTAGTAAGGGAAGAAGAGCTAAGATTGGGGGTGAGCCCTTGA
- the hpaD gene encoding 3,4-dihydroxyphenylacetate 2,3-dioxygenase: MDFNIIRAARAILNVTNLEESRRFYVNALGFVETESDDETIYLRGLEEHIHHSLVLKKSDEPSVEVISYKVYSEADLDSLDRFFNEKGFLTKWVEAGTQKALGRALRVQDISGLPIEFFATMDTVDRYLQRYDLYRGAKVQRIDHFNCAVRDVEKAYNFYIDELGFSCSEYTTADDEKIWAAWLHRKPTVHDVAFMNGVGPRLHHIGFWLSDPMSVIHTCDVLASLGYGANIERGPGRHGLSNAFFLYLRDPDGHRIELYNGDYLTSDPDFKPVKWDLDDPMRQTFWGHAAPDCWFNEASNVLDVHTGKLVTTSDPLLEKKKPTIII, encoded by the coding sequence GTGGATTTTAATATTATTCGTGCGGCAAGAGCAATACTGAATGTCACAAATCTAGAAGAATCAAGGCGCTTTTATGTAAATGCCCTTGGCTTTGTTGAAACGGAAAGTGACGACGAGACGATTTATTTACGTGGACTCGAAGAACATATCCATCATAGTCTAGTGCTGAAAAAGAGTGACGAACCAAGTGTGGAGGTCATTAGTTATAAAGTATATTCGGAAGCAGATCTTGATTCATTAGACCGTTTCTTCAATGAAAAAGGGTTCCTAACAAAATGGGTGGAAGCGGGAACACAAAAGGCTTTGGGTAGAGCATTACGAGTTCAGGATATTTCTGGTCTTCCGATTGAGTTTTTCGCAACAATGGACACGGTGGACCGTTATCTTCAACGCTATGATTTATATAGAGGGGCTAAGGTTCAACGAATCGACCATTTTAATTGTGCAGTAAGGGACGTAGAGAAAGCATACAATTTTTATATAGATGAACTAGGATTTTCATGTTCAGAGTATACAACCGCAGACGATGAAAAAATATGGGCTGCATGGCTGCACCGGAAGCCAACTGTCCATGATGTGGCCTTTATGAACGGTGTGGGTCCACGTTTACATCATATTGGTTTTTGGTTAAGTGATCCAATGAGTGTGATTCATACGTGTGATGTTCTTGCATCACTTGGGTATGGAGCAAATATTGAAAGAGGACCAGGTAGACACGGTTTATCGAATGCGTTTTTCCTTTATTTACGGGATCCTGATGGTCATCGCATTGAATTATACAATGGAGATTATTTAACAAGTGACCCTGATTTTAAACCAGTGAAATGGGATCTGGATGACCCGATGCGCCAAACCTTCTGGGGACATGCAGCGCCTGATTGCTGGTTTAATGAAGCATCAAATGTTCTAGATGTGCATACAGGAAAGCTTGTCACAACAAGTGATCCACTATTAGAGAAGAAAAAACCGACAATTATCATCTAG
- the hpaB gene encoding 4-hydroxyphenylacetate 3-monooxygenase, oxygenase component, whose amino-acid sequence MPAKTGKQYIERLQKANNNVYIHGERVKDVTAHPAFKNVIQSMAKLYDLQYEKADKMLYTSPSSGEQVGMTFLQPKSIDDLIARREAITEWAKVSGGMMGRSPDYLNAEVMAMGAAYDFFSEGDPLLVENAKNYYEYARENDISLTHTLIHPQVNRAKAQHEQKDANVALHLVEKNKDGIIVDGIRLLATQGGITDEILVFPSTVKKAGELDDPYSLAFAIPNNTPGLKFISRESFDYGKNQWDHPLSSRFEEGDAIVSFENVFVPWNRVFVCGNSSICNRTFRETNAVVHMAHQVVAKNIVKTEFLLGLALSVMDAIGIDQFQHVQDKGTEIMLTLETMRSHLYRAEHNAKLDKWGIMTPDYAALDAARNWYPRVYPRLVEILRILGASGLMGIPTQADFQNEDIGQLIHRGLQGKNLEGYERVQLFRLAWDMTMSAFGNRQMHYEYYFFGDPIRMGMTYFEGYEKESYKEIIKEFLGQVDSGKSSFLSV is encoded by the coding sequence ATGCCAGCAAAAACAGGAAAACAATATATCGAACGTTTACAAAAAGCAAATAACAATGTTTATATTCATGGGGAAAGGGTGAAGGATGTAACGGCGCACCCAGCCTTTAAAAATGTCATTCAATCGATGGCGAAGCTATATGATCTTCAATATGAAAAGGCCGATAAAATGCTTTACACCTCTCCTAGCAGTGGGGAACAAGTAGGAATGACCTTCCTGCAGCCAAAAAGTATTGATGATTTAATCGCTAGACGTGAAGCAATAACAGAGTGGGCAAAGGTATCAGGAGGAATGATGGGACGTTCCCCAGACTATTTAAATGCTGAAGTGATGGCAATGGGAGCAGCCTATGATTTCTTTTCCGAAGGGGATCCACTCCTTGTAGAAAATGCGAAAAATTACTATGAATATGCTAGGGAAAATGATATTAGCTTAACACATACATTAATCCACCCACAAGTAAATCGTGCAAAGGCACAGCATGAGCAAAAGGATGCCAATGTGGCATTGCATTTAGTTGAGAAAAATAAAGATGGAATTATTGTGGATGGAATCCGACTTCTTGCGACACAGGGTGGAATCACCGATGAGATTCTCGTTTTCCCTTCTACAGTAAAAAAAGCAGGAGAGTTAGATGATCCTTATTCGCTTGCCTTTGCCATTCCAAATAATACTCCAGGTCTAAAATTTATTAGCAGAGAGTCATTTGATTACGGTAAAAATCAATGGGATCATCCGCTTTCCTCACGTTTTGAAGAAGGGGATGCGATCGTTTCCTTCGAAAATGTGTTTGTTCCATGGAATCGTGTATTCGTGTGTGGAAATTCTTCTATTTGTAATCGGACGTTTAGAGAAACGAATGCAGTTGTCCATATGGCTCATCAAGTAGTAGCAAAGAACATTGTGAAAACGGAGTTCTTGCTAGGCCTAGCACTTTCAGTCATGGATGCTATTGGGATTGATCAATTCCAGCATGTACAAGATAAAGGAACAGAAATCATGCTTACACTCGAAACGATGCGCAGTCATCTCTATCGTGCAGAACACAATGCAAAGCTTGATAAATGGGGAATCATGACGCCGGATTATGCGGCATTAGATGCAGCACGGAATTGGTATCCACGAGTATATCCTCGTCTCGTAGAGATTTTACGAATATTGGGAGCTTCCGGTTTGATGGGAATTCCGACACAAGCAGATTTTCAAAATGAAGATATTGGTCAGTTAATCCATCGAGGACTACAAGGAAAAAATTTAGAAGGATATGAACGTGTACAACTGTTCCGCTTAGCATGGGATATGACTATGAGTGCATTTGGTAACAGACAAATGCATTATGAATACTACTTCTTTGGTGATCCGATTCGGATGGGAATGACTTATTTTGAAGGGTACGAAAAAGAGTCCTATAAAGAAATCATTAAGGAATTTTTAGGGCAAGTCGATTCTGGGAAATCTAGCTTTTTAAGTGTGTAA
- the hpaE gene encoding 5-carboxymethyl-2-hydroxymuconate semialdehyde dehydrogenase: protein MKDIQLYINGEFVNATSGKTFENINPFTNEIINHVAEGDVADVEKAVAAANRAFHGEWGQLKVSERLKYIHKIADLIDQHIEEIAPLESLDTGLPISQTKNMVARAAQNFRFYAEMVSNRLVGEAYQVDGEFINYTIHKPVGVAGLITPWNAPFMLETWKIAPALATGNTVVLKPGEWSPITANRLAEIIDKAELPKGVFNVVHGFGETAGAGLVAHPDVKLISFTGETTTGSEIIKNGADTLKRVSAELGGKSPIIVFDDADFERALDAATWGIFSFNGERCTANSRLFIQESIYEKFVDALKERITNIVVGDPLDPQTEVGPLIHVEHFNNVKKYIQIAKEEGAELYSGEVPSEFEKGNFVPPTLLLNVKNQMKVAQEEIFGPVMAVMKFKDEEEVIKLANDTKYGLAGYVWTNDLKRGHRVAQAVDAGMLWINSQNVRDLRIPFGGSKYSGMGREGGHYAFDFYTETQVIHVALSDHHIPQFGKKKS from the coding sequence ATGAAAGATATTCAGTTATATATAAATGGCGAATTTGTAAATGCGACATCAGGAAAAACCTTTGAAAATATCAATCCTTTTACAAATGAAATCATTAACCATGTGGCAGAAGGAGATGTTGCAGATGTTGAAAAAGCAGTTGCAGCGGCGAACCGTGCATTTCATGGGGAATGGGGTCAGTTAAAGGTTAGTGAGCGTCTGAAATATATCCATAAAATTGCCGACCTTATTGATCAACATATAGAAGAGATTGCTCCTTTAGAATCATTGGATACAGGACTTCCAATCAGCCAAACAAAAAATATGGTAGCACGAGCTGCACAGAACTTTCGTTTTTATGCAGAAATGGTATCGAACCGTTTAGTTGGTGAGGCGTACCAGGTAGATGGAGAATTTATTAATTATACCATTCATAAGCCTGTTGGTGTTGCCGGTCTAATTACACCATGGAATGCACCGTTCATGCTTGAAACATGGAAAATTGCACCGGCATTAGCAACGGGAAATACGGTTGTATTAAAGCCTGGTGAATGGTCCCCAATAACAGCCAATCGTTTGGCCGAAATCATTGATAAGGCAGAGCTTCCGAAAGGGGTATTCAATGTTGTTCATGGTTTTGGAGAAACTGCGGGTGCCGGACTTGTTGCCCATCCTGACGTGAAGCTGATTTCATTTACTGGGGAAACAACCACTGGCTCGGAAATTATTAAAAACGGTGCAGATACATTGAAGCGTGTATCCGCAGAACTAGGTGGGAAATCGCCAATTATTGTTTTTGATGATGCCGATTTCGAAAGGGCACTAGATGCGGCAACATGGGGGATCTTTTCCTTCAATGGTGAGAGATGTACAGCAAATTCAAGGTTATTTATTCAGGAATCAATCTATGAAAAATTTGTTGATGCATTAAAAGAAAGAATTACAAATATAGTGGTCGGAGATCCATTAGATCCGCAAACCGAAGTAGGGCCGCTTATTCATGTCGAGCATTTTAATAATGTAAAGAAATATATCCAAATTGCAAAAGAAGAAGGAGCAGAGCTGTACAGTGGTGAGGTTCCTTCTGAATTTGAAAAAGGTAATTTTGTCCCTCCAACATTGCTTCTCAATGTTAAGAATCAGATGAAGGTTGCCCAAGAGGAAATTTTCGGACCTGTGATGGCCGTGATGAAATTTAAGGACGAAGAAGAAGTAATCAAGCTTGCCAATGATACAAAATACGGTTTGGCAGGTTATGTTTGGACGAATGATTTAAAGCGAGGACACCGTGTAGCTCAAGCCGTTGATGCAGGGATGCTTTGGATTAATTCACAAAATGTTCGTGATCTAAGGATTCCATTTGGAGGAAGTAAATATAGTGGAATGGGACGCGAAGGCGGACATTATGCCTTTGACTTTTATACAGAAACACAGGTCATACATGTCGCTTTAAGTGACCATCATATTCCACAATTCGGAAAAAAGAAATCATAA
- the hpaI gene encoding 2,4-dihydroxyhept-2-ene-1,7-dioic acid aldolase — MTMLDDAKQKLRGSIAPIVTPFHHDYTIDFSSFENLIDWHIDSGTHAISVTGTTGEPSSLTIEERVRVMETAKKKINGRVPFAPGTGSTNHQETLYLTKTAQEMGADAALVIVPYYNKPSQHALYKHFKAVADSVDIPIIVYNIPGRTATNLHVDTLARLSEDCPNIIGVKESNKDFEHVNRVLLKCGRDFLLYSGIELLCYPMLAIGGAGHISATANVVPKKIADLYNTWKAGEIDKALDLHFDLMELNDVLFKDTNPAPLKAALGMMGKIEPVLRMPMDLPTQELQNEIRDILKQHVALSDEITTN; from the coding sequence ATGACAATGCTTGATGATGCAAAACAAAAACTAAGAGGATCCATAGCGCCGATCGTTACCCCTTTTCATCATGATTATACAATTGATTTTTCTTCCTTTGAAAATCTTATAGATTGGCATATTGATAGTGGCACACATGCTATTTCAGTTACAGGAACAACAGGTGAACCAAGTTCATTAACCATCGAAGAGCGCGTTCGTGTGATGGAAACGGCTAAAAAGAAAATAAATGGCAGAGTTCCCTTTGCACCAGGTACTGGCTCAACCAATCATCAAGAAACCCTATATTTAACGAAAACAGCACAGGAAATGGGTGCGGATGCAGCCCTTGTGATTGTCCCCTACTATAATAAGCCATCACAACATGCCCTATATAAGCATTTTAAAGCAGTGGCAGACTCAGTAGATATACCGATCATTGTGTATAACATCCCCGGAAGAACAGCAACGAATCTCCATGTCGATACACTTGCAAGACTTAGTGAAGATTGTCCGAATATTATCGGTGTAAAAGAATCAAATAAAGACTTTGAACATGTCAATCGTGTGTTATTGAAATGCGGTCGGGATTTTCTCCTTTACTCCGGTATTGAATTACTTTGTTATCCGATGCTGGCAATTGGCGGAGCAGGTCATATTAGTGCAACAGCCAATGTGGTTCCGAAAAAAATAGCAGATTTGTACAACACATGGAAGGCTGGTGAAATAGATAAAGCTTTAGATCTTCATTTTGATTTAATGGAACTAAATGATGTTCTTTTTAAGGATACCAACCCAGCCCCACTTAAAGCAGCACTTGGAATGATGGGGAAAATCGAACCGGTATTACGGATGCCGATGGATTTGCCAACTCAGGAGCTACAAAATGAAATTCGTGACATTTTAAAACAGCATGTAGCGTTATCTGATGAGATAACTACAAATTAA
- a CDS encoding LysR family transcriptional regulator, whose protein sequence is MDIRQLQYFSTIVEEGQITRAAKKLHMSQPPLSHQLKLLEEELGVKLFERNGKILELTNPGKVLYQQAQKLIQQLENTINEVKETEEGLRGVLALGASKSCFSYFPERIQAFLKKYPLVKIHLREGDSFVIGEHIKNNEIDLGVIRLPMELSDFSYRHLSKDPYVAVFPKEWVNKEQASISMSLLKDIPLLLLHRIKGLGQYELILNECRRHGFEPNIVCECPDVTMILSLVSKGVGATIIPKYSLLSFQTTNIRVLSISDTEIMAESALIWSKDRYLTKSAKYFIEMFE, encoded by the coding sequence ATGGATATTCGCCAATTACAATATTTTTCAACCATCGTCGAAGAAGGGCAAATCACTCGTGCAGCCAAGAAACTCCATATGTCCCAACCTCCTTTAAGTCACCAATTAAAGCTTTTAGAGGAGGAATTAGGAGTCAAATTATTCGAACGAAACGGGAAAATATTGGAGCTTACAAATCCCGGGAAAGTTCTATATCAACAAGCACAAAAGCTGATTCAACAACTGGAAAACACGATTAATGAGGTAAAGGAAACGGAAGAGGGATTAAGAGGAGTTCTTGCCCTAGGGGCATCGAAATCATGTTTTTCATACTTTCCTGAAAGAATACAAGCCTTCCTAAAAAAATATCCACTCGTCAAGATTCACTTAAGAGAGGGAGATTCATTTGTCATTGGTGAGCATATAAAAAATAATGAAATCGATTTAGGCGTGATCCGTTTACCGATGGAATTAAGTGATTTTTCCTATCGACATTTATCAAAGGATCCTTATGTCGCTGTTTTTCCTAAGGAATGGGTTAATAAAGAGCAGGCATCCATTTCTATGAGTCTCCTAAAAGACATTCCATTACTACTCTTGCATCGAATTAAAGGCTTAGGACAATATGAATTAATTTTAAATGAATGTAGACGACATGGCTTTGAGCCAAATATCGTTTGTGAATGCCCGGATGTGACAATGATTCTCTCCCTCGTTTCGAAAGGAGTCGGGGCAACAATCATTCCTAAATACTCACTACTATCCTTTCAAACTACCAATATACGGGTTCTGTCTATAAGTGATACCGAGATTATGGCTGAATCTGCATTAATCTGGAGCAAGGATCGTTATTTAACGAAAAGCGCCAAGTATTTTATTGAGATGTTTGAATAG
- a CDS encoding Bcr/CflA family multidrug efflux MFS transporter, translating into MEKELIHSSSMAKSRRLWIAFVLGALSAFGPLSIDMYLPALPKLTEELHTNTSVAQLSLTACLIGLALGQLLVGPLSDVRGRKKPLLIALILYSVASILCAYSTSIWMLIFLRFIQGATGAAGIVISRASVRDMYSGTELTKFFALLMLVNGAAPILAPIAGGQLLHFVTWRGVFFVLFVIGILMWLAVSFGLKETLPRERRSPGGLKQTFSTFHLIMTDRQFMGYAFSQGLVSAAMFGYISGSPFVLQDIFGVSPQMFSVIFAINGVGIIIASQLTGRLAGRVSELKLFIIGISLCAIGGVILLLVVLLDAGLYAVIPSLFIVVSSVGMVGTTSFSLAMQNQSETAGSASAILGLLPFILGAIVAPLVGLGGSHTAVPMAIVIAGCGIGAVLVYLFLNNKK; encoded by the coding sequence ATGGAAAAGGAACTTATCCATTCATCATCGATGGCTAAGTCACGCAGATTATGGATTGCTTTTGTATTAGGTGCCCTTTCTGCCTTCGGTCCACTATCGATAGATATGTATTTACCGGCATTACCTAAGCTCACCGAAGAACTACATACGAATACATCGGTTGCACAGCTTAGTTTAACTGCTTGCCTCATCGGGTTGGCGCTTGGTCAGCTTTTAGTTGGTCCTTTAAGTGATGTTCGTGGACGAAAGAAGCCGCTATTAATCGCACTTATTTTATATTCTGTAGCATCTATTCTTTGCGCTTACAGTACATCAATCTGGATGCTCATTTTCTTACGTTTTATTCAAGGGGCAACTGGCGCAGCCGGAATTGTTATTTCTCGAGCGTCGGTAAGAGATATGTATTCCGGCACTGAACTTACGAAATTTTTCGCTTTATTAATGCTTGTTAATGGGGCTGCTCCAATTCTTGCACCGATTGCTGGAGGACAGCTGCTTCATTTTGTTACGTGGCGTGGAGTCTTTTTTGTTCTTTTTGTCATCGGAATTTTAATGTGGTTAGCGGTTTCCTTTGGATTAAAAGAAACATTACCACGTGAAAGGCGATCACCAGGAGGATTAAAACAAACATTCTCCACTTTTCATCTAATCATGACTGATCGACAGTTTATGGGCTATGCCTTCTCACAAGGGCTTGTATCCGCAGCAATGTTTGGATATATTTCTGGATCACCATTTGTTTTACAAGATATATTTGGGGTTTCACCGCAAATGTTTAGTGTTATTTTTGCGATTAATGGTGTGGGAATTATTATTGCTTCTCAATTGACTGGCCGCCTAGCTGGCAGAGTTTCAGAGCTAAAGCTGTTTATTATCGGGATTAGCTTATGTGCAATAGGTGGTGTTATCTTACTACTCGTTGTTCTTCTCGATGCTGGGTTATATGCGGTTATCCCATCATTGTTTATTGTTGTATCCAGTGTGGGGATGGTTGGTACAACATCCTTTTCATTAGCTATGCAAAATCAAAGTGAAACTGCTGGAAGTGCCTCGGCAATCCTTGGCTTATTACCTTTTATTCTTGGAGCGATTGTCGCACCACTTGTAGGACTAGGTGGAAGCCATACTGCAGTGCCAATGGCCATTGTGATAGCAGGATGTGGAATAGGAGCGGTACTCGTCTATCTTTTCCTCAATAACAAAAAATAA
- a CDS encoding polysaccharide deacetylase family protein translates to MKKKLNRRGKISLIGLVMLVSFVIIGFKIHSQQVSDPTAKAAEVVAKSQSQKEDSVEEEHKLVKKVEKSQKVNQPVKKEQEKKQEKQIVNTKTELEKKESTTQEQKQVAKNPEKEKKQEEADTSSKNETSSASVDKKNNIINPTLPLVKPSEGKVVYLTFDDGPSNRMGDLMNILDQYQAEATFFWLEPNMRRFPTEVQNAIQRGFSIGLHGVTHDVKKIYVSKDTVVSEMVTANQTLEKLAGITTHLIRTPYGSHPYMKPEYKTAVHNQGFILWDWNVDSRDWKYRDSRYVNDVIQQVENLVAKNIPPVILMHDRTETINHLPELLNYLKNQGYTFKKLEQENMPVQF, encoded by the coding sequence ATGAAGAAGAAGTTAAATAGGAGAGGGAAAATTAGTTTAATTGGTTTGGTTATGCTAGTTTCTTTCGTAATAATCGGTTTTAAGATTCATAGTCAACAAGTTTCAGATCCAACAGCAAAAGCAGCAGAAGTCGTTGCAAAGTCTCAATCTCAAAAAGAAGATTCAGTCGAAGAAGAGCATAAACTAGTAAAAAAGGTCGAAAAAAGTCAAAAGGTAAATCAACCAGTTAAAAAAGAGCAAGAGAAAAAGCAGGAGAAACAAATAGTAAATACGAAGACAGAACTAGAAAAGAAAGAATCGACTACTCAAGAGCAAAAACAAGTAGCGAAGAATCCGGAAAAAGAGAAGAAACAAGAAGAAGCAGATACTTCATCGAAAAACGAAACGTCCTCCGCATCCGTTGATAAGAAGAATAATATAATCAATCCAACTCTCCCATTAGTAAAACCTTCTGAAGGTAAAGTGGTGTATTTAACATTTGATGATGGTCCCTCAAATAGAATGGGAGATTTAATGAATATATTAGATCAATATCAAGCTGAAGCTACATTCTTTTGGTTGGAACCAAATATGAGGAGATTTCCTACAGAGGTACAAAATGCCATTCAACGTGGGTTCTCAATCGGTCTACATGGTGTTACACATGATGTGAAGAAAATATATGTATCTAAGGATACAGTAGTTAGTGAAATGGTTACAGCCAATCAAACTTTAGAAAAACTAGCCGGAATCACTACTCATCTTATCAGAACTCCCTACGGAAGCCATCCATATATGAAGCCAGAATATAAAACAGCAGTACATAATCAAGGCTTTATTTTATGGGATTGGAATGTAGACAGTAGAGATTGGAAGTATCGGGATAGCCGATATGTCAATGATGTCATTCAACAAGTTGAAAACTTAGTGGCAAAGAATATCCCTCCTGTTATTCTTATGCATGACCGCACGGAGACGATCAATCATTTGCCTGAACTATTAAACTACTTGAAAAATCAAGGATATACCTTTAAGAAACTTGAACAAGAGAACATGCCTGTTCAGTTTTAG
- the ribE gene encoding 6,7-dimethyl-8-ribityllumazine synthase, protein MSYTFEGNLVGTGLKVGIVVGRFNEFITGKLLGGALDALKRHGVDEENIQIAWVPGAFEIPFIAQKMAKSNKYDAIITLGTVIRGSTPHFDYVCNEAAKGIAAISLNTGIPVIFGVLTTDTIEQAIERAGTKAGNKGWDAAVSAIEMANLSKIVE, encoded by the coding sequence ATGAGCTATACATTTGAAGGGAATTTAGTAGGAACAGGATTGAAAGTTGGTATTGTAGTAGGAAGATTTAATGAATTTATCACAGGAAAATTATTAGGTGGTGCTTTAGACGCATTGAAAAGACATGGGGTGGATGAAGAAAACATTCAAATCGCATGGGTGCCAGGTGCATTTGAAATTCCATTCATTGCACAAAAAATGGCTAAATCAAATAAATATGATGCGATTATCACTCTCGGAACGGTAATAAGAGGATCAACCCCACACTTTGATTATGTTTGTAATGAAGCAGCAAAAGGCATAGCAGCCATTTCATTAAATACAGGAATCCCAGTCATATTCGGTGTCTTAACCACAGATACAATCGAACAAGCCATCGAACGAGCTGGTACAAAAGCAGGAAACAAAGGCTGGGACGCTGCTGTCTCTGCCATCGAAATGGCTAACCTATCCAAAATAGTAGAATAA
- the ribE gene encoding riboflavin synthase: MFTGIIEEIGMIRSMRKSGHAMKLEIMAKKIIEDMHIGDSISVNGVCLTVTTFTKESFHLDVMPETFQSTSLVELSQGSKVNLERAMAANGRFGGHFVSGHVDGTGMIKRIWQADNARYYEIETTKERLKYIIHKGSVAVDGTSLTVFEINDQSFVISLIPHTLSETILSEKKMGDVVNIECDMLGKYMEHFLHFRDSNHSRKTMITNEMLKENGFI; the protein is encoded by the coding sequence TTGTTTACTGGAATTATTGAGGAAATAGGAATGATTAGGAGCATGAGAAAATCGGGTCATGCGATGAAATTAGAGATCATGGCTAAAAAGATTATAGAGGATATGCATATCGGAGATAGTATTTCTGTCAATGGAGTCTGTTTAACGGTGACAACTTTTACGAAAGAAAGCTTCCATCTTGATGTAATGCCCGAAACGTTTCAGTCGACTAGCCTAGTAGAATTGAGTCAAGGCTCCAAGGTGAATTTAGAACGTGCCATGGCTGCCAATGGTAGATTCGGGGGTCATTTCGTCTCAGGACATGTAGATGGAACAGGAATGATTAAGAGAATCTGGCAAGCGGATAATGCTCGATATTATGAGATTGAAACAACTAAAGAACGATTGAAATACATCATTCATAAAGGATCTGTTGCCGTTGATGGAACAAGCCTTACCGTATTTGAAATAAATGATCAATCCTTTGTTATTTCTTTAATCCCTCACACCTTATCAGAAACGATTTTGTCTGAAAAGAAAATGGGAGATGTGGTGAATATTGAGTGCGATATGCTAGGCAAGTATATGGAGCATTTCCTTCATTTTCGTGATTCGAACCATTCTAGGAAAACAATGATTACGAATGAAATGTTAAAAGAAAATGGGTTTATATAA